The region TTAAAAGTTATAACCGATAGATAAGTTATCTCATAGGTCTGTTTAAGATTAAATCTAAATATTGATTTACATTCTTTTTAAGATCTCTTCTATGTGTAATAAAATCTAGGAAACCATGCTCTAATAAAAACTCAGAAGTTTGGAATCCTTCTGGCAAATCTTTACCAGTTGTGTCTTTTACAATACGTGGTCCTGCGAAACCAATTAATGCACCTGGTTCAGCTATGTTTATATCTCCTAACATCGCAAAAGAAGCCGAAATACCACCAGTTGTAGGATCTGTACATAATGAAATGTATGGAATCTTAGCATCGCTTAATTGAGCTAATTTAGCAGATGTTTTTGCCATTTGCATTAACGAAAAACCAGCTTCCATCATACGAGCTCCTCCTGATTTTGAAATCATCATGAATGGTATGTTGTTTTTTAGTGAGTAGTCTATTCCACGTGCGATTTTTTCTCCTACTACAGATCCCATAGATCCTCCAATAAAAGCAAAATCCATTGCAGCTACTACTAATTTTTCTCCTTTTGATTGACCAACAGCAACTCTAACAGCATCTTTTAATTGTGTTTTAGTCATTGCTTCTTTTAAGCGATCTACATACTTCTTAGTATCTTCAAATTTTAAAATATCTTTTGAAGAAAGGCTTTTGGCTATTTCTTTGTAGTCGTTGTTGTCAAAAAGAATCTCAAAATACTCTTTACTACCAATACGAACGTGATATCCATCTTCTGGACTTACCCATAAATTTTGTTCTAATTGATCTTGATCAATTATTTTTCCTGTTGGTGATTTATACCATAATCCTTTTGGAATATCTTTTTTGTCTTCTGTTGGCGTCTGAATACCTTTTTCTTTCCTTTTAAACCAAGCCATAAAATGTTTCTTTTGTTTATACTAATTTGAAAGCAAGGGGGAATTATAACGTGTTTACGTTATTTAAATCTTCGAATGCTTGTTCTAATCGAGCGATTAAAGTTAATTCTCCTTGTCTAACCCATGTTCTAGGATCATAGAATTTCTTATTAGGAACGTCTGATCCTTCTGGATTACCTATTTGAGTTTTTAAATAGTCTATTTT is a window of Myroides oncorhynchi DNA encoding:
- the accD gene encoding acetyl-CoA carboxylase, carboxyltransferase subunit beta yields the protein MAWFKRKEKGIQTPTEDKKDIPKGLWYKSPTGKIIDQDQLEQNLWVSPEDGYHVRIGSKEYFEILFDNNDYKEIAKSLSSKDILKFEDTKKYVDRLKEAMTKTQLKDAVRVAVGQSKGEKLVVAAMDFAFIGGSMGSVVGEKIARGIDYSLKNNIPFMMISKSGGARMMEAGFSLMQMAKTSAKLAQLSDAKIPYISLCTDPTTGGISASFAMLGDINIAEPGALIGFAGPRIVKDTTGKDLPEGFQTSEFLLEHGFLDFITHRRDLKKNVNQYLDLILNRPMR